In Candidatus Paceibacterota bacterium, a single genomic region encodes these proteins:
- a CDS encoding DUF3499 domain-containing protein, protein MSHVGRGCSRGGCRRRAVTTLTYVYADSVAVVGPLATFAEPHAYDLCEIHGDRLTVPNGWQVIRQERSGTEPGPSDEDLMAIAEAVREVAHPVRNATNTNSASQSQITSPVNSQNLGRRGHLRAVRT, encoded by the coding sequence ATGTCTCATGTAGGACGTGGGTGCTCGCGCGGGGGTTGTCGTCGCAGAGCCGTCACAACTTTGACATATGTATATGCCGATTCAGTAGCCGTTGTGGGTCCGCTTGCGACCTTTGCTGAACCGCACGCTTATGATCTCTGCGAAATCCATGGTGATCGTCTTACGGTTCCCAATGGATGGCAGGTTATCCGTCAAGAACGCAGTGGTACTGAACCTGGACCATCAGATGAGGATTTGATGGCCATCGCAGAGGCTGTGCGAGAAGTCGCACACCCTGTGAGGAATGCGACAAATACCAACTCAGCATCACAAAGTCAGATAACTAGCCCCGTAAATAGTCAGAATCTAGGTCGGCGTGGACATCTTCGCGCGGTGCGCACCTAG
- a CDS encoding DUF5719 family protein: MALSGVDRSACGAGYGIASRTKEEGNFIGETDMKIRRLVIVAASLAITLTISNLLTARVGSQGYSQSYPAVVCPPTDSSLASAVSTASTTTPFRIIQKKSTALTPIRRTQYVIKSEAILLDQGGVTSVTWQSLSGIWAGASLCMAPQGDQWFVGGTANVTSKGRLVVVNSGLSDSIVDVTVWSEGGVQSGKVITVPANSSVRVGLDSLAAGQTRLTLRVASRSGRVNAFLVDERKKGLKTLGGDLVSSDEFPRTDFVISGIPHQVIAGKGGSHFLRVLVPGNTDANIRVDLISRDGVFAPVGLDGRDVTQGRVIDIALNPTIDASVFALHIRSDQPLVAAVYSVLKVQNHQDFVWNAVTPTLSPMTLAIKGLSPVFVFTGDLIRLKVSTRLTTGSTKEVTLAGNDILTWKAPENAFTVKFFDIRSPVSAAGLLSTISGIGTFPLVPGSVLTRAAVPISNIQVINR; the protein is encoded by the coding sequence ATGGCTCTCTCTGGAGTTGATCGTTCTGCTTGTGGTGCTGGTTATGGCATTGCCAGCCGGACGAAGGAAGAGGGAAATTTCATCGGAGAGACTGACATGAAAATTCGCCGACTGGTAATTGTTGCGGCTTCACTAGCAATCACTTTGACTATTAGTAATTTACTCACCGCCAGGGTCGGTTCCCAGGGCTATTCACAGAGCTACCCTGCCGTTGTTTGCCCGCCGACTGATTCATCCCTTGCATCTGCAGTTTCTACCGCTTCCACGACCACCCCTTTCCGAATAATTCAGAAGAAGTCCACCGCTCTCACGCCTATTCGGCGTACTCAATATGTCATTAAGAGCGAGGCGATTCTCCTTGATCAAGGTGGCGTCACATCGGTTACCTGGCAGTCCCTCTCTGGAATTTGGGCAGGGGCCAGTTTGTGTATGGCGCCACAGGGGGATCAGTGGTTTGTTGGAGGAACCGCCAATGTAACAAGTAAGGGTCGACTCGTCGTGGTAAATAGCGGACTAAGTGATTCGATCGTTGACGTCACGGTGTGGAGTGAGGGGGGAGTTCAGTCCGGCAAAGTTATTACCGTTCCGGCGAATTCCTCAGTTCGCGTCGGTCTTGATTCATTGGCGGCGGGGCAGACCCGTCTCACCTTAAGGGTTGCCTCTCGCTCAGGACGCGTCAATGCCTTCCTCGTTGACGAGCGGAAAAAGGGTTTGAAAACTTTAGGTGGCGATCTCGTAAGCTCGGACGAGTTCCCAAGAACTGATTTCGTCATTTCCGGTATCCCACATCAAGTCATTGCCGGAAAAGGTGGGAGCCATTTTCTGCGGGTTCTGGTACCTGGTAATACAGATGCCAATATCCGCGTGGATCTGATCTCTCGGGATGGTGTATTTGCACCGGTAGGGCTAGATGGGCGCGATGTCACACAAGGTCGGGTTATCGATATTGCGCTCAATCCGACCATTGATGCTTCAGTCTTCGCATTGCACATTCGTTCAGATCAACCACTTGTGGCCGCCGTTTATTCGGTGCTCAAAGTACAGAACCATCAAGATTTCGTCTGGAACGCCGTAACACCAACTTTGAGTCCAATGACACTCGCGATCAAGGGATTGAGTCCAGTCTTTGTCTTTACGGGAGATTTAATCCGATTAAAGGTCAGTACGCGCCTGACGACCGGCTCCACGAAGGAAGTAACTCTCGCGGGTAATGACATCCTGACGTGGAAGGCGCCAGAGAATGCCTTTACAGTGAAGTTCTTCGACATTCGATCTCCGGTATCGGCTGCTGGCTTGCTTTCTACTATTAGCGGCATCGGAACTTTTCCGTTGGTCCCTGGTAGCGTTTTAACAAGAGCTGCAGTTCCTATATCAAACATCCAAGTTATTAATCGATAG
- a CDS encoding glycosyltransferase translates to MSDAQSAVRPRVTAILVVHDGAAWLPEVVASLASQTRPIDYTLAIDTGSQDSSSKLLKNARVPSFSMPRETGFGVAIRAALEHIPKSSTQSEWLWFIHDDCAPQPGALEALLMAVADRPQVAIAGPKLRDWYDRTHLLEAGVSIAGNGARWTGLEAQEYDQGQHDGIRDVLSVSTAGMLIRRDVFEELSGFDPNLSLFRDDVDLGWRAHVAGHKVIIVTEAVAYHAEAASSERRGVDVKSAFLHRPLILDRRNAAYVLLANSSWWHLPWLALQLFSSALARAVGYLLAKLPGYASDEILAVGYLLIRPGIIFEARKLRRGQRLISSRVVSTFIPPRWSQLRLSITRATEAIRTTLLPATSELVGALETQSEDEDLLVPAAPVRWVSILRRPEVGGLLFLLVLTSLWSSHRYGSLVGGALSNAPIGASDLWRLYGESWHQVGMGSSTATPPWILILALLSTLFLGEASFFIAFLFWVAPILFMLSMYSLLRKISSNSWLSVGASIGYALSPVAVTSINSGRLGTIATLILLPRIVYYAPRLIGIERRHWRFIFGFSLLVGVLASFTLQAFIGIALFHIFSMFRDYQDFRITQDKTLVQDRLKRRATLVVVPFLLCLPWSFEAFTHPSQFLLEPGISIPGGGPNLAILANPGGPGSVPWWFISPITLLLIGSLFSSSIARKYAQAGFAFLLGATLLSVISFSSHATSTNSLLWVGTLLTFATVAAICCAVIILNGVRKRLVRTHFHYRHMVAGLVIASTAVYGLTTAVWAATAGASSPVRADHGTILPAYLAVTPGVKTLVLRNLEDAQVVTLSFYIARERDALLADPDVAPPPSTAIETAVREMVDGSGINSSKVLSAHGIKYVFMKNPVDSQLVRTVDGLGGFLRTSSTQDGIVWRVAGVSERLVFTDKSGKAVAIPTGEVSARSSVAGPGTLSLAENYSSGWQVIQQGKRLIRSRNAFGLPQFDVPQAGEFILIHDGTTRRAWLSLELIVLLVVLVMALPAGRRKREISSERLT, encoded by the coding sequence GTGTCTGACGCACAGAGCGCGGTTCGCCCTCGTGTAACGGCAATCCTCGTCGTTCATGATGGAGCAGCCTGGTTGCCTGAAGTTGTGGCTTCCCTAGCATCCCAAACGCGCCCTATTGATTACACGCTGGCGATCGACACTGGTTCTCAAGACAGTTCTTCAAAACTTTTGAAGAACGCACGCGTTCCATCATTTTCAATGCCACGGGAAACAGGCTTTGGAGTCGCAATTCGCGCCGCTCTCGAACACATCCCGAAATCTTCCACCCAGAGCGAGTGGCTCTGGTTCATTCATGATGACTGTGCGCCACAGCCTGGTGCTCTCGAGGCATTACTTATGGCCGTCGCGGATCGACCACAAGTCGCCATCGCTGGTCCGAAATTGCGTGATTGGTATGACCGCACCCACCTGCTTGAAGCCGGGGTGAGTATTGCCGGCAACGGTGCACGCTGGACAGGGCTGGAAGCACAGGAGTATGACCAAGGACAGCATGACGGCATTCGCGACGTTCTCTCTGTGAGCACAGCGGGAATGCTCATTCGAAGAGATGTATTTGAAGAGCTCAGTGGTTTTGATCCGAATCTTTCTCTGTTCCGGGATGATGTTGACCTGGGATGGAGGGCGCACGTTGCAGGGCACAAGGTAATTATCGTGACGGAGGCGGTCGCATACCACGCTGAAGCGGCTTCGTCTGAGCGACGCGGAGTCGATGTTAAAAGTGCATTTTTGCACCGTCCACTCATACTTGATCGCCGTAACGCGGCTTACGTGCTTCTTGCAAATTCGTCTTGGTGGCATTTACCTTGGTTGGCCCTTCAGCTATTTTCGAGTGCTTTAGCGAGAGCGGTGGGCTATTTGTTAGCCAAGCTTCCGGGCTATGCATCAGATGAAATTCTCGCCGTGGGGTATCTCCTCATCCGGCCAGGCATCATTTTTGAGGCGAGAAAATTGCGGCGCGGCCAGCGATTGATTTCTTCGCGCGTCGTGTCAACTTTCATTCCACCACGTTGGTCACAACTTCGTTTGAGCATAACCCGAGCCACGGAGGCAATCCGAACGACTCTTTTACCCGCCACTTCAGAACTGGTTGGAGCCCTGGAAACACAGTCCGAAGATGAAGACCTCCTCGTCCCCGCAGCTCCTGTTCGTTGGGTATCCATACTGAGACGTCCTGAAGTCGGGGGACTTCTTTTTCTATTAGTGCTCACTTCACTCTGGTCGAGTCATCGATATGGGTCGCTTGTCGGAGGCGCACTTTCCAACGCTCCTATTGGGGCGAGTGATCTGTGGAGACTGTATGGAGAATCGTGGCATCAAGTTGGAATGGGGAGTTCGACAGCTACTCCTCCATGGATACTTATTTTAGCTCTTCTCTCGACGCTCTTTCTTGGGGAAGCAAGCTTTTTTATTGCATTTCTCTTTTGGGTTGCCCCCATACTTTTCATGCTTTCGATGTATTCACTTCTTCGAAAAATCTCTAGCAATTCATGGCTGAGCGTCGGGGCGAGCATTGGTTATGCCTTATCTCCGGTTGCAGTAACTTCAATAAATTCAGGACGACTCGGAACTATTGCAACCCTCATCTTGTTGCCCCGGATTGTTTATTATGCCCCGCGATTAATTGGGATAGAAAGGCGCCATTGGCGCTTTATTTTTGGGTTTAGTCTGCTTGTCGGGGTTCTCGCCTCGTTCACGCTGCAGGCCTTTATTGGAATCGCGTTATTTCATATTTTTTCAATGTTTCGCGATTATCAAGACTTTAGAATTACCCAAGATAAAACTCTTGTTCAAGACCGCCTAAAACGAAGAGCCACACTTGTCGTTGTTCCGTTTTTACTCTGCCTCCCATGGTCCTTTGAAGCTTTTACTCATCCATCTCAGTTCCTGTTAGAGCCAGGTATCTCGATTCCTGGCGGAGGCCCAAATCTGGCGATTCTGGCTAATCCGGGCGGACCGGGCTCTGTTCCATGGTGGTTTATAAGCCCTATCACTCTGCTTCTGATTGGCTCCTTATTCTCTTCATCAATCGCTCGCAAGTACGCCCAAGCCGGATTCGCCTTCCTGCTTGGCGCGACCTTATTGAGCGTCATCTCCTTTTCATCGCATGCGACTTCCACCAACTCGCTTTTATGGGTTGGAACATTGCTGACCTTCGCGACTGTCGCTGCGATCTGTTGTGCAGTGATAATTTTGAACGGGGTGCGAAAGCGCTTAGTAAGAACTCATTTCCACTACCGACATATGGTTGCCGGTTTGGTGATTGCTTCAACTGCCGTATACGGGTTGACGACCGCTGTTTGGGCCGCAACGGCGGGTGCTAGTTCTCCCGTTCGAGCAGACCACGGAACAATTCTTCCGGCTTACTTGGCGGTCACGCCGGGTGTGAAGACTCTGGTTCTTCGCAACCTAGAAGATGCGCAGGTCGTTACGCTTTCGTTTTATATTGCGCGCGAACGGGACGCGCTTCTTGCTGATCCAGATGTCGCTCCACCACCATCGACTGCAATTGAAACTGCCGTTCGCGAAATGGTGGATGGTTCTGGAATCAATAGCAGCAAGGTTCTCTCCGCGCATGGGATCAAATATGTATTTATGAAAAATCCCGTCGATTCTCAGTTAGTTCGAACCGTAGATGGCCTTGGTGGCTTCCTTCGCACTTCGTCAACACAGGACGGAATTGTTTGGCGTGTCGCGGGGGTGAGCGAACGCCTGGTGTTTACCGATAAGAGTGGAAAGGCAGTGGCGATCCCCACTGGTGAAGTTTCCGCGCGATCTTCGGTTGCCGGTCCTGGGACTCTTAGTTTGGCGGAAAACTATTCTTCCGGATGGCAAGTCATCCAACAGGGCAAGCGACTTATTCGCTCTCGCAATGCCTTCGGACTTCCACAATTTGATGTCCCTCAAGCCGGAGAATTTATTCTGATTCACGATGGCACGACGCGGCGAGCATGGCTCTCTCTGGAGTTGATCGTTCTGCTTGTGGTGCTGGTTATGGCATTGCCAGCCGGACGAAGGAAGAGGGAAATTTCATCGGAGAGACTGACATGA
- a CDS encoding WhiB family transcriptional regulator yields the protein MSDIRPDGPNIQLVTGESVELSWQERSLCAQTDPEAFFPEKGGSTREAKRVCMSCDVRSECLDYALAHDERFGIWGGLSERERRRLKRRPA from the coding sequence ATGTCAGATATTCGACCTGATGGCCCCAACATCCAACTCGTTACCGGAGAAAGCGTTGAACTTTCTTGGCAAGAGCGCTCACTTTGCGCGCAAACTGATCCTGAAGCCTTCTTTCCCGAAAAGGGTGGTTCAACTCGCGAAGCAAAGCGTGTATGCATGTCTTGTGATGTCCGTTCAGAATGCCTGGATTATGCCCTCGCGCACGATGAGCGCTTCGGGATTTGGGGCGGTCTATCCGAACGCGAGCGCCGCCGCCTTAAGCGTCGCCCTGCCTAA
- a CDS encoding NDP-sugar synthase: protein MAQGILLVGGLGTRLMPLTQDTPKPMLPVGGLPVTEHQLVRAKNAGITRLVLATSYLSEVFMPYFGDGSRWGLEIIYAVEAEPLGTGGGIRHASQFLNRRESIVIFNGDILSSHDLVGQIKMHEERDADITLHLTHVEDARAFGCVPVDENSRVTAFLEKMEVPIAKTINAGCYVFHPRVIERIPEGKVVSIEREVFPDLVEAGRLVLGLVDDSYWVDIGTSRSLLRASIDVVRGVANSDALDAATFSFRSSEFVAMEGAVIAGDAEVYGGSSIGRQSMIAARAKIEGSIVCANAQVLAGASISGCFVAERAIVAAGVNYSNMYIGVHGVQDL from the coding sequence ATGGCGCAGGGGATTCTTCTGGTAGGTGGTCTTGGAACCCGCTTAATGCCTCTAACGCAGGACACGCCTAAACCCATGCTTCCGGTTGGAGGATTGCCCGTCACGGAGCATCAATTAGTGCGTGCAAAGAATGCAGGAATCACCCGGCTAGTGCTTGCGACTTCGTATCTGTCGGAAGTCTTCATGCCTTATTTTGGAGATGGTTCGCGTTGGGGACTAGAGATTATCTATGCGGTGGAAGCGGAGCCGTTGGGAACGGGCGGAGGAATTCGTCACGCCTCACAATTTCTAAATCGCCGCGAGTCAATCGTGATTTTCAACGGGGATATTTTGAGTTCTCATGATCTTGTTGGTCAGATCAAAATGCACGAAGAACGAGATGCCGACATAACTTTGCATTTGACCCATGTCGAGGACGCTAGAGCTTTTGGGTGCGTCCCCGTGGATGAAAATTCTCGTGTGACAGCTTTCTTGGAGAAGATGGAAGTACCGATAGCAAAGACCATTAATGCTGGATGTTACGTGTTTCACCCACGTGTGATTGAACGGATACCAGAGGGCAAGGTTGTCAGTATTGAGCGAGAGGTATTTCCTGATCTCGTAGAGGCAGGACGCCTCGTTCTGGGCCTGGTTGATGATTCATATTGGGTTGACATTGGCACCTCACGTTCTCTGCTGCGAGCTTCCATAGATGTTGTCCGCGGCGTGGCAAATTCAGATGCACTCGACGCAGCCACGTTCTCTTTCAGGTCCAGCGAATTTGTTGCCATGGAGGGAGCGGTAATTGCTGGTGACGCTGAGGTGTACGGCGGTTCTTCCATAGGCCGCCAATCTATGATTGCGGCGCGGGCAAAGATTGAGGGTTCAATCGTTTGCGCCAATGCCCAAGTATTAGCGGGTGCTTCAATTAGCGGGTGCTTTGTTGCTGAGCGGGCGATTGTCGCGGCGGGCGTGAATTATTCCAACATGTATATCGGCGTGCATGGAGTTCAAGATCTGTAG
- the dapC gene encoding succinyldiaminopimelate transaminase → MKLPDFPWDTLAPYGQRARQHPSGIIDLSVGTPVDPTPQIIQKTLRESSNAPGYPLTMGTQHLRSAIRDWATKRLGATGAFDVLPLIGSKELVAWLPTFLQVKRVLYPEIAYPTYSVGAVLASATGTPVPIDPSTWPGADLAWINSPSNPTGRVHSVSELQAVIDWSRSNNSVVASDECYLDFSNGFKPTSILMHTNGQNQNILAVHSLSKRSSMAGYRAGFLIGDSDLISRIREIRKHSGMIVPLPIQNAMTVALGDELHVAKQRDLYNARRERLRPAIERVGFRIEESKAGLYIWCTRDETDWDSIAWLAELGILATPGHFYGEKGARHIRIALTATDSHIDAAIHRLNSSSAVRK, encoded by the coding sequence CTGAAGCTTCCTGATTTTCCATGGGACACACTTGCACCGTACGGGCAGCGTGCTCGCCAACACCCGAGTGGAATTATTGACCTTTCGGTTGGAACACCTGTCGACCCAACTCCGCAAATAATCCAGAAGACTTTGCGGGAAAGTTCAAATGCTCCTGGATATCCGCTCACCATGGGAACTCAACATTTACGGTCTGCCATTCGAGATTGGGCGACAAAGCGTTTAGGTGCCACAGGTGCTTTTGATGTTTTACCTCTTATTGGCTCAAAGGAATTGGTTGCCTGGCTGCCTACTTTTTTACAGGTCAAGAGAGTTCTTTACCCGGAGATTGCTTATCCCACATATAGCGTTGGCGCAGTTCTCGCGTCGGCAACCGGCACGCCTGTGCCAATTGATCCTTCAACTTGGCCAGGCGCCGACTTGGCGTGGATTAATTCGCCGTCAAATCCAACTGGTCGAGTTCATTCTGTCAGCGAGCTGCAAGCAGTGATTGATTGGAGCCGTTCGAATAATTCTGTTGTCGCCTCAGACGAGTGTTATCTGGATTTCAGTAATGGTTTTAAACCGACATCCATTTTGATGCACACAAATGGCCAGAACCAGAACATTCTTGCGGTTCATTCCTTGTCAAAGCGGTCATCAATGGCTGGATACCGTGCCGGCTTTCTCATCGGCGACTCTGACTTGATTTCTCGTATTCGCGAGATTCGAAAGCACTCGGGAATGATTGTTCCTCTGCCGATCCAAAATGCTATGACGGTTGCCCTCGGAGATGAATTACATGTGGCCAAGCAACGCGATCTGTATAACGCTAGACGCGAGCGATTGAGGCCCGCGATAGAGAGGGTGGGATTCCGCATTGAGGAAAGCAAGGCCGGTCTCTACATATGGTGCACGAGGGATGAGACGGATTGGGATTCTATTGCCTGGTTAGCTGAATTGGGCATATTGGCGACCCCGGGTCATTTTTATGGAGAGAAAGGCGCTCGCCATATCCGGATCGCGTTGACAGCCACTGATTCTCATATCGATGCAGCAATCCACCGACTCAATTCGTCAAGCGCAGTGAGAAAGTAG
- the fdxA gene encoding ferredoxin, translated as MTYIIAEPCIDVKDKSCIEECPVDCIYEGSRMLYIQPDECVDCGACEPVCPVEAIYYEDDVPSQWSEYTKVNTEFFVELGSPGGASKVGVTEGDHPLVAAEPPHEA; from the coding sequence TTGACGTACATAATTGCTGAGCCGTGTATCGATGTTAAAGACAAGTCATGCATCGAGGAGTGTCCGGTGGATTGCATCTATGAAGGATCGCGGATGCTCTACATCCAGCCAGATGAGTGTGTGGACTGCGGCGCATGTGAGCCAGTTTGCCCGGTCGAGGCGATCTATTATGAAGATGATGTGCCATCGCAATGGAGTGAGTACACGAAGGTAAATACTGAATTCTTTGTTGAACTTGGATCTCCTGGCGGAGCGAGCAAGGTTGGCGTCACGGAAGGCGATCACCCCCTGGTTGCGGCTGAACCGCCACACGAGGCATAA
- a CDS encoding GNAT family N-acetyltransferase yields the protein MSSQNSAVNPKRSPPGIDEVGHRLTVRFHDPEGGFRDVLGVLESETSIRKRDGSLIQFSPSEIAVWRVVAPPSNRAGTGSPLSLRIRDIELAANATWPAKEQVRLGDWILRASGKFTKRANSVLAIGDPGVSQEDAIDKVMEFYHSRGLTPTFHIALPTYAELARCLKERNWRSDVSVNVMVADIDEVILATHSNDSRAKNVAEINDAPSEEWIALQNDHGVLEIMTRSPARYAAFRSDGKIIGVARASNYAGWTVLTRLYVLPDERGKSLGRDLIYSLLLDARTLGASKAALQVDSKNLGAIALYEKMGFRLHHTYQYFAYAPEASTGC from the coding sequence ATGTCGTCTCAAAATTCAGCCGTAAATCCAAAGAGGTCGCCTCCCGGAATTGATGAGGTAGGTCACAGGCTGACCGTGCGATTTCACGATCCGGAAGGAGGATTCCGGGACGTGCTGGGAGTCTTGGAATCTGAGACTTCAATCCGAAAACGTGATGGATCCCTCATTCAGTTCAGTCCAAGTGAGATCGCTGTGTGGCGAGTCGTTGCTCCACCATCGAATCGGGCCGGGACGGGTTCCCCACTTTCACTACGAATTCGGGATATTGAATTGGCCGCTAACGCTACGTGGCCTGCCAAAGAGCAGGTTCGACTGGGCGACTGGATCTTGCGGGCCTCTGGCAAATTTACGAAGCGCGCGAACTCGGTTCTGGCCATCGGAGATCCTGGGGTCAGTCAGGAAGATGCTATCGATAAAGTTATGGAGTTCTACCACTCACGCGGGCTTACTCCTACTTTTCATATTGCGCTACCAACATACGCCGAGTTGGCGCGCTGCTTAAAGGAGAGGAACTGGCGCAGTGACGTCTCCGTAAACGTCATGGTGGCCGACATCGATGAAGTCATACTTGCAACTCATTCCAATGATTCTCGCGCTAAGAATGTTGCTGAAATAAATGATGCGCCCAGTGAAGAATGGATCGCACTTCAGAATGATCACGGTGTTCTAGAGATCATGACCCGATCTCCCGCTAGATACGCCGCATTTCGAAGTGACGGAAAAATCATTGGCGTCGCACGCGCATCGAACTACGCAGGCTGGACAGTTTTGACTCGGTTGTATGTCCTTCCAGATGAGCGGGGAAAAAGTCTAGGGCGCGATCTCATCTATTCTTTACTTCTTGATGCTCGAACTCTCGGTGCGTCGAAGGCTGCCCTCCAGGTCGATTCAAAGAATCTTGGCGCAATCGCGCTTTATGAGAAAATGGGATTCCGACTCCACCACACCTACCAATATTTCGCATACGCCCCCGAAGCGTCGACAGGATGCTGA
- the cysS gene encoding cysteine--tRNA ligase has translation MPLSMYDTKSRELRQIAPEKDPVRMYCCGPTVYRDAHVGNLRTFLLSDLIRRTLQLLGHQVVLIQNITDVGHMSEDLQAEDKLILQSRVEKIDPFQVARKYEAAFHDDLARLNILPAEMYPRASECITMMQDLIAGLLERHYAYVGTDGSVYFDAGSFPEYGQLSGNRLDSLQPGYRYEYSDDGGKRFHADWALWKLAGHRTEMVWDSPWGVGFPGWHVECSAMSIHFLHGHVDVHVGGIDLRFPHHENERAQSNAITGREVVDLWVHGEHLLFQGRKMSKSAGNVLLLSQVIQEGYDPLAVRLALLENRYRSQMDLTWDSISAAHKTLRRWRNLVGQLPLVAQVVNEDILKAFSDDLDTPRAIQVIRRLEKDSNLPLEFTIGSMLYADQVLGLNLTRKETRVLTIELEELLEQRLNARKQRDWTQSDLLRDTLESKGLIIEDSPTGQDWRWR, from the coding sequence ATGCCACTTTCAATGTACGACACTAAGAGCCGAGAACTTCGCCAGATCGCCCCGGAGAAAGATCCGGTCAGAATGTATTGTTGCGGGCCGACTGTCTACAGAGATGCACATGTTGGAAATTTGCGAACCTTTCTTCTATCTGACCTTATACGGCGGACGCTTCAGCTCCTTGGGCATCAAGTAGTTCTAATTCAGAACATCACCGATGTGGGTCACATGTCGGAGGATCTGCAGGCTGAGGACAAGCTCATCCTCCAATCCAGGGTGGAGAAAATTGACCCTTTCCAGGTTGCCAGAAAATATGAAGCGGCTTTTCATGACGACCTAGCACGTCTCAATATATTGCCTGCAGAAATGTATCCACGAGCGAGCGAATGCATCACAATGATGCAAGACCTCATCGCAGGTTTGCTGGAGCGACATTATGCATACGTAGGAACAGATGGTTCAGTCTACTTTGATGCAGGGTCATTTCCCGAATACGGACAACTCAGCGGCAACCGTTTGGATTCGCTTCAACCTGGTTATCGGTATGAATACTCTGATGACGGAGGAAAGCGTTTCCATGCCGACTGGGCTCTCTGGAAGTTGGCCGGACATAGAACAGAGATGGTCTGGGACTCTCCCTGGGGGGTTGGCTTTCCAGGTTGGCATGTTGAGTGCTCCGCGATGTCAATCCATTTTCTTCATGGTCACGTTGATGTTCACGTTGGTGGAATTGATCTTCGCTTCCCACATCACGAAAACGAACGCGCTCAATCAAATGCGATAACGGGTCGAGAAGTTGTAGATCTCTGGGTGCACGGGGAGCACCTTCTCTTCCAAGGTAGAAAGATGTCGAAGAGTGCCGGAAACGTCCTTCTACTCAGCCAGGTAATCCAGGAAGGGTACGACCCGCTGGCGGTCAGATTGGCACTTCTTGAGAATCGCTACCGAAGTCAGATGGACCTCACTTGGGATTCCATTTCGGCTGCACATAAAACACTGCGCCGCTGGCGCAACTTAGTTGGTCAATTGCCTTTAGTTGCACAAGTAGTCAACGAAGATATTCTCAAAGCTTTTAGTGATGACCTTGATACGCCGCGGGCAATCCAAGTGATTCGCAGACTTGAGAAAGATTCGAATCTGCCTCTTGAATTCACGATTGGTTCCATGCTCTATGCCGATCAAGTGCTTGGGTTGAATTTGACCAGGAAGGAGACTCGCGTCTTGACAATCGAACTTGAAGAACTACTTGAGCAGAGACTCAATGCCCGCAAGCAACGAGACTGGACTCAGAGTGATCTCCTAAGGGACACCCTTGAATCAAAGGGACTCATCATCGAAGATTCCCCGACCGGCCAAGACTGGCGCTGGCGCTAA
- the mshB gene encoding N-acetyl-1-D-myo-inositol-2-amino-2-deoxy-alpha-D-glucopyranoside deacetylase produces MSSTQLHGHRMLFVHAHPDDETINNGATMAMYAAMGAQVTLVTCTRGEEGEVLVPGLSHLASAQTDALGQHRVTELAAAMRELGVDDHRFLGEPTVLYRDSGMMGTPPNDRPDVFWQADVDIAAQLLVEVIHEVRPHVLVTYDEIGGYGHPDHIQAHRVAMRAAELAELNGRWNIPKIYWNVFPKSVIALGIEEMKKTGSTFFGAESADDIPFAKDDEFVTAAIDGSAFVGQKMSAMKAHETQIDFEEPFFAMANNLGTQIWGREFYTLVKGVAAEPFDSMGRETNLFAGISLV; encoded by the coding sequence ATGAGTTCAACGCAATTGCACGGCCATCGAATGCTCTTTGTACACGCCCATCCGGACGATGAGACGATCAACAACGGTGCAACAATGGCCATGTACGCAGCGATGGGCGCCCAGGTCACCTTAGTAACATGCACTCGTGGAGAAGAGGGTGAAGTTCTTGTCCCTGGCTTAAGCCACTTGGCAAGTGCACAAACTGATGCGCTGGGCCAACACCGCGTCACAGAACTCGCCGCGGCTATGAGGGAATTGGGAGTAGATGACCATCGCTTCCTGGGCGAGCCGACCGTTCTTTATCGCGATAGCGGCATGATGGGTACGCCACCAAATGATCGACCCGATGTCTTCTGGCAGGCAGACGTTGATATTGCAGCACAATTGCTGGTCGAGGTCATTCATGAAGTGCGCCCACATGTACTCGTCACCTATGACGAAATTGGCGGATATGGTCATCCAGATCACATACAGGCCCACCGGGTGGCAATGCGTGCGGCTGAACTCGCGGAACTCAACGGGCGGTGGAATATTCCGAAAATCTATTGGAACGTCTTCCCCAAATCCGTTATCGCTCTGGGTATCGAAGAAATGAAAAAAACTGGATCTACTTTCTTTGGTGCGGAAAGTGCCGACGATATTCCTTTTGCAAAGGACGATGAGTTTGTAACTGCGGCGATTGACGGAAGTGCCTTTGTAGGACAGAAAATGTCGGCGATGAAAGCGCACGAAACCCAGATTGACTTCGAAGAACCATTCTTTGCCATGGCCAACAATCTTGGTACACAAATATGGGGCCGGGAGTTTTATACGCTGGTCAAAGGTGTAGCCGCGGAACCTTTCGACAGTATGGGACGCGAGACAAATCTTTTTGCCGGCATTTCGTTGGTATAA